The nucleotide sequence GTGCGGTGAGCGGTGAACTCGTCACCGCCCGGCCCGACTCATACGCCGAACTCCTGCGCACCCTGGACGAGTTGGAGGAGTACGCCCCGGGCGACCCCGCGAACCTCTACGAGCGGGTGGAACGCGCGGCGGCCCTCGGCGACGGCACGGTCGTACGGGCCTGGGTGTACGTCGCCGCGCCGTCCGTCGCCGCCGGGCTGCGGGCCGGGGGGAAGCTGATCGAGGGCGGCGACTGGCGCGGTCGCCGCCTCCCGCCGTTCGCCTAGAGGCCCGGGTCGCCGGTTGCGCCGGACGGGTGTGGGGTGTCCGTGACGGGTCGCGCCGATCCCCGCGCCCCTTCGGGCGCGGCTGATGTCAGCCTCAGCAACAGGACCGACGGGGCTTCGGGCATTCCCACGCGGAGTTCCGTTCCGTCCCAGTCGGCCGTGCCCGTCGTCGTGCTCGGGTGCAGGACCTCCACCTGTATGCCGGCCGCGTGCCCTCCGTTCCCGTTCGCCAAGTGCGGGACAGCGAAAGCCCGTTCAGTGGCTCCGCCCCGGCGCCACACCGTCACGTACACCGGGGCCGTGCCCGCTACCGGTGGCCTCAGCCCCAGCGCGATCCAGTCGTCCGTCCAGCCGGGCAGGCCCAGGGGCCAGAAGGGCA is from Streptomyces sp. NBC_01314 and encodes:
- a CDS encoding gamma-glutamylcyclotransferase family protein yields the protein MLPFFVYGTLRPGEHNHDLFLRGRTRAEEPARMRGMALYDGPGYPYAVEETGGGAVSGELVTARPDSYAELLRTLDELEEYAPGDPANLYERVERAAALGDGTVVRAWVYVAAPSVAAGLRAGGKLIEGGDWRGRRLPPFA